In the Elioraea tepida genome, one interval contains:
- a CDS encoding class I SAM-dependent methyltransferase → MLGHEVEELRRFYGGPLGHVAARTLRARLASLWPIVPGTALLGLGYPMPYLSLWREAGDRTVGCAYASMGAIRWPRRRAGLVTVAEEDRLPFPDLAFDRVLMVHALEHAENARRALREAWRVLKDDGRLMVVAPSRTGWWAYSEATPFGHGRPYSQGQLERLLVASMFRVVRREAALYCPPLGWGWLLRGAGAWERAGRRVAPRLGGVVLIEAAKDLYAAVPAGEAVPARRVVVAAEG, encoded by the coding sequence ATGCTGGGACACGAGGTCGAGGAGCTTCGGCGCTTCTATGGTGGGCCACTCGGCCATGTCGCCGCGCGCACGCTCCGGGCGCGTCTTGCCTCGCTCTGGCCGATCGTTCCGGGAACGGCGCTGCTCGGCCTCGGCTACCCGATGCCGTATCTCAGCCTCTGGCGCGAAGCGGGCGACCGAACGGTCGGCTGCGCCTACGCCTCGATGGGCGCGATCCGCTGGCCGCGGCGCCGGGCGGGGCTCGTCACCGTCGCCGAGGAGGATCGGCTCCCCTTCCCCGACCTTGCCTTCGACCGGGTGCTGATGGTCCATGCGCTCGAACACGCCGAGAACGCGCGCCGGGCGCTGCGCGAGGCCTGGCGTGTCCTTAAGGACGACGGCCGGCTGATGGTGGTCGCACCGTCACGCACCGGCTGGTGGGCCTACAGCGAGGCCACACCCTTCGGGCACGGCCGCCCCTACTCGCAGGGGCAGCTCGAGCGACTGCTCGTCGCGTCGATGTTCCGAGTGGTCAGGCGCGAGGCCGCTCTCTACTGCCCGCCGCTCGGCTGGGGCTGGCTTCTGCGCGGAGCGGGAGCGTGGGAGCGTGCGGGGCGGCGGGTCGCGCCGCGGCTTGGCGGCGTGGTGCTGATCGAGGCAGCGAAGGACCTCTACGCGGCTGTCCCGGCTGGCGAGGCGGTGCCGGCGCGTCGGGTGGTAGTCGCCGCCGAGGGCTGA
- a CDS encoding MBL fold metallo-hydrolase: MTLKAAIVPVTPLQQNCAILWDPETGQGAVVDPGGDSEWVAERVAAHGVTVEHILLTHGHIDHAGGAARLRRLLGGVPILGPGIEDRFLLEELPLAGARFGILDAEAVTPDRWLAEGDTISIGRREFAVLHCPGHTPGHVVFVDQPGKVAVVGDVLFRGSIGRTDFPYGDHAALVGSIRSKLFPLGDDIAFLCGHGPGSSFGAERRTNPFVGDRAFP; encoded by the coding sequence ATGACACTGAAGGCCGCCATCGTTCCCGTCACGCCCTTGCAGCAGAACTGCGCCATCCTGTGGGACCCGGAGACGGGGCAGGGCGCGGTGGTGGACCCGGGCGGCGATTCCGAGTGGGTTGCCGAACGCGTGGCTGCCCACGGCGTCACGGTCGAGCACATCCTCCTCACCCACGGGCATATCGACCATGCGGGCGGCGCAGCCCGACTGAGGCGCCTGCTCGGCGGCGTGCCGATCCTCGGCCCTGGCATCGAGGACCGGTTCCTGCTCGAGGAGCTGCCGCTCGCCGGGGCGCGCTTCGGCATCCTCGACGCCGAGGCGGTGACGCCGGACCGCTGGCTCGCCGAGGGCGACACGATTTCGATCGGCAGGCGTGAGTTTGCGGTGCTTCACTGCCCTGGCCACACGCCCGGCCACGTCGTGTTCGTCGATCAGCCGGGCAAGGTCGCGGTCGTGGGGGATGTGCTGTTCCGCGGCTCGATCGGCCGCACCGACTTCCCCTATGGCGACCACGCGGCGCTCGTCGGCTCGATCCGCTCGAAGCTGTTTCCGCTCGGAGACGACATCGCCTTCCTGTGCGGCCACGGGCCCGGCTCGAGCTTCGGTGCGGAGCGTCGCACCAATCCCTTCGTGGGCGACCGGGCGTTTCCGTAG
- the rimP gene encoding ribosome maturation factor RimP, translated as MAETSPPDQADTLPRHDGLEGRLLALLAPPIAAMGYEIVRIRLSGKERPTLQIMADRADGAPIGLDDCEAISRTVSAILDVEDPIQGAYTLEVSSPGIDRPLTRPKDWVRWAGHAARVETTAPIEGRRRFSGTVLGLAEVPAAARLRLEDGREVTVPLEAIRSARLVLTDALIEATRPDRPRN; from the coding sequence TTGGCCGAAACCTCGCCGCCAGACCAAGCCGATACGCTGCCACGCCATGACGGGCTGGAAGGGCGCCTCCTGGCGCTCCTCGCACCGCCCATCGCCGCGATGGGTTACGAGATCGTCCGCATCCGGCTCTCCGGCAAGGAGCGGCCGACCCTGCAGATCATGGCCGACCGGGCCGACGGGGCACCGATCGGCCTCGACGACTGCGAGGCGATCAGCCGCACGGTCTCGGCGATCCTTGACGTCGAGGACCCGATCCAGGGCGCCTACACGCTCGAGGTGAGTTCCCCCGGGATCGACCGGCCGCTGACACGGCCCAAGGACTGGGTGCGCTGGGCAGGCCACGCCGCCCGTGTCGAGACCACCGCTCCGATCGAGGGTCGGCGGCGTTTCTCGGGCACGGTGCTCGGGCTTGCGGAGGTGCCGGCGGCGGCACGGCTGAGGCTCGAGGACGGGAGGGAGGTGACCGTGCCGCTCGAGGCGATCCGCTCGGCGCGGCTTGTGCTGACCGACGCGCTGATCGAGGCGACGCGGCCCGATCGGCCGCGCAACTGA